A stretch of Mucilaginibacter terrae DNA encodes these proteins:
- a CDS encoding serine hydroxymethyltransferase, with protein MKKDKLIFELLEDEQKRQEEGLELIASENFVSKQVMEAAGSVATNKYAEGLPGKRYYGGCQIVDEIETIAIERAKQLFNAEWVNVQPHSGAQANAAVMLAVLNPGDKILGFDLSHGGHLTHGSPVNFSGKLYQPHFYGVVKETGLIDYEQLRATALAEKPKLIICGASAYSRDWDYAFIRQVADEVGALVLADISHPAGLIARGLLTDPLPHCHIVTTTTHKTLRGPRGGLIMMGKDFENPWGLTTPKGEVKKMSALLDSAVFPGTQGGPLEHIIAAKAVAFHEALSDSYMKYVLQVKLNGAAIAKAFVDRGYEIVSGGTDNHLILIDLRNKGISGKAAENALVAADITVNKNMVPFDDKSPFVTSGIRIGTAAVTTRGMKEKEMEKIAELVDEVIKNPEDEHSLKKVRKSVHALTEKFPLYE; from the coding sequence ATGAAAAAAGACAAACTGATATTTGAACTACTTGAGGATGAGCAGAAACGCCAGGAAGAAGGCCTGGAGCTTATCGCATCCGAAAACTTTGTAAGCAAGCAGGTAATGGAAGCTGCCGGTTCGGTAGCCACCAACAAATATGCCGAAGGCTTACCCGGTAAGCGCTACTACGGCGGCTGCCAGATTGTTGACGAAATTGAAACCATTGCCATTGAGCGTGCAAAACAACTGTTTAACGCCGAGTGGGTGAACGTTCAGCCGCACTCTGGCGCTCAGGCTAACGCTGCGGTAATGCTGGCCGTGTTAAATCCGGGCGATAAAATTCTGGGTTTCGACTTGTCGCACGGTGGTCACTTAACCCACGGTTCGCCGGTAAATTTCTCGGGCAAGTTATATCAGCCTCATTTTTATGGTGTAGTTAAAGAAACTGGGTTAATTGATTACGAACAACTGCGTGCCACTGCCTTGGCCGAAAAACCAAAGCTGATCATTTGCGGTGCATCGGCCTACTCGCGCGATTGGGATTATGCATTCATACGCCAGGTGGCTGATGAGGTTGGTGCTTTGGTACTGGCAGATATTTCGCACCCGGCCGGTTTAATTGCCCGCGGTTTGCTAACCGATCCGCTGCCGCATTGCCACATTGTAACCACTACCACCCACAAAACCCTGCGCGGTCCGCGTGGCGGCCTTATTATGATGGGTAAAGATTTTGAAAACCCATGGGGTTTAACTACACCAAAAGGCGAAGTGAAAAAAATGTCGGCTTTGTTAGATAGTGCCGTATTTCCGGGTACGCAAGGTGGACCGTTAGAGCATATTATTGCGGCTAAAGCAGTTGCCTTTCACGAGGCGCTGAGCGATAGCTACATGAAGTATGTTTTACAGGTTAAACTAAACGGTGCGGCTATTGCCAAGGCATTTGTTGACCGTGGTTACGAAATTGTTTCGGGCGGTACTGATAATCATTTGATTTTAATAGATTTACGTAATAAAGGAATATCAGGCAAGGCTGCTGAAAATGCGCTTGTTGCTGCCGATATTACCGTAAATAAAAACATGGTTCCTTTTGACGATAAATCGCCGTTTGTTACCTCGGGTATACGTATTGGTACAGCTGCGGTAACCACAAGGGGCATGAAAGAAAAGGAAATGGAAAAAATTGCCGAGTTGGTTGACGAGGTAATAAAAAATCCGGAAGACGAACATTCTTTGAAGAAAGTACGTAAAAGTGTTCATGCGTTAACGGAGAAGTTTCCGTTGTATGAATAA
- a CDS encoding PAS domain S-box protein — translation MTLERGMVIPDNEDERLRALHTYDILDTFPEAEYDAISRLASYICQTPFAVISFIDDKRQWYKSSVGMPNTEIERSKSFCQYTLLDNVLMEIPDARFSEIFANDENVTGGFGVRFYASQPLIDADGYCLGTLCVFDQQPKHLSDEQRDALKTLASEVISHLTLRKQKKELERSLKLHEDFSILFNSSSEIHYIADETSKIELINDAVETILGYKPAQLVGRSLWEFVVGQTRDDFSHLIETGLRTKQAFEMETCVYNIKGEERCISWSAVNNMGRWYASGRDVTEQKKVQEQLEQLSLVASKVSNGVAITNAHNKVIWINDAFTTLTGYNLNDIAGKQMREVFKGDYVQQHTTDRIDELLNTRKAFEIEISVQHKDGHPMWLSVLNSPVLNAAGKAEKYIKVLLDITERKIAERDIEILSFASEKSPSGVVIRDRESRIIWMNEALENILGYKLAELQGKVFGDILIGEKTDLNVLKEAKVAYDENKPYEIEILIYKKDGTPYWAYLANSPFFNKAGELERQITVCVDINERKKAEEQLTMLSLVASNTVSGVVINDGYGNVEWVNKAFENITGYGLANVQGRHLGDVLKGELTDVSIIEKARELSKNKQSFEVDLLIYRADGEPLWISVINSVILDETGKAKKYIEVIIDITAKKKAELELIAAKEEALQLSRAKDMFISVMSHEIRTPLNAVIGMSHLLAEENPTESQKENLDVLKFSAENLMTLINDVLDFTKIETGNIELEKARVDLRELVQSVVSSMRHNVSGKQIYFKGNVENEIPACVLGDRTRLVQILLNLASNAVKFTETGGVTIDLKVVEQTAQEVRIRFAVTDTGIGIAADKTGTIFESFKQAAADTTRKYGGTGLGLAITKRLIELHDSRINVESILGEGSTFWFTITFKKADNNNHMSNESAEIGLKVNVLVVDDNQINRLLVNKVLKKWNVQADFAENGLEAIQKITANRNYDVVLMDIHMPEMGGLEATQILRSKEDDYFKKLPIIALTASMLNSQLNQIEESGMNDFILKPFDPKNLYEKLSKYQQQ, via the coding sequence ATGACATTAGAACGGGGTATGGTAATTCCTGATAATGAGGACGAACGCCTGAGAGCGCTGCATACTTATGATATTCTGGACACGTTTCCGGAGGCAGAGTATGACGCCATTTCGCGTTTAGCCTCTTACATTTGCCAAACCCCGTTCGCTGTTATTTCTTTTATTGATGATAAGCGCCAGTGGTACAAATCATCGGTTGGGATGCCCAATACCGAAATAGAGCGTAGCAAAAGTTTTTGCCAGTACACCCTGCTCGACAATGTGTTAATGGAAATTCCTGATGCACGCTTCAGCGAAATTTTTGCCAACGATGAAAATGTAACGGGTGGCTTTGGTGTACGCTTTTATGCCAGCCAACCCCTTATTGATGCTGATGGCTATTGTTTAGGAACGCTTTGTGTTTTTGACCAACAACCTAAGCATCTGAGCGATGAACAACGCGATGCGTTGAAGACGCTGGCATCTGAAGTAATATCGCACTTAACGCTGCGTAAACAAAAAAAGGAACTCGAAAGGAGTTTAAAACTTCACGAAGACTTTTCTATCCTCTTCAACAGTTCATCCGAAATACATTACATAGCCGACGAAACCTCAAAAATTGAGCTGATTAATGATGCAGTTGAAACCATTTTAGGTTATAAGCCCGCACAATTGGTTGGCCGTTCGTTGTGGGAGTTTGTGGTAGGGCAAACACGTGATGATTTTTCCCATTTAATTGAAACCGGTTTACGCACCAAGCAGGCATTTGAAATGGAAACCTGCGTGTACAATATTAAGGGCGAAGAGCGGTGCATCAGCTGGTCGGCCGTAAACAACATGGGCAGGTGGTATGCCAGCGGCCGCGATGTTACCGAGCAAAAAAAGGTTCAGGAACAATTGGAGCAGCTATCACTGGTAGCCAGTAAGGTGAGCAATGGCGTGGCCATTACCAACGCCCATAACAAGGTTATATGGATAAATGATGCCTTTACAACGCTTACCGGGTATAATTTAAATGATATTGCAGGTAAGCAAATGCGCGAGGTTTTTAAAGGTGATTACGTTCAGCAACACACCACCGACCGTATTGACGAACTGTTAAACACCCGCAAGGCTTTCGAGATAGAGATTAGTGTACAACACAAAGATGGCCACCCGATGTGGTTGTCGGTTTTAAACTCACCGGTACTTAACGCTGCAGGTAAAGCCGAAAAGTATATTAAGGTTTTATTGGATATAACAGAGCGGAAAATTGCCGAGCGGGATATTGAGATCCTGTCATTCGCATCAGAAAAATCTCCAAGTGGCGTAGTGATCCGCGACCGCGAAAGTCGTATAATCTGGATGAACGAGGCTCTCGAAAATATTTTAGGGTACAAGTTAGCTGAGTTGCAAGGAAAGGTTTTTGGCGATATACTGATTGGCGAAAAAACCGATCTCAACGTTTTAAAAGAGGCCAAGGTGGCTTATGATGAAAATAAGCCATACGAAATAGAGATACTGATCTACAAAAAAGACGGTACGCCTTACTGGGCTTACCTGGCTAATAGTCCTTTCTTTAACAAGGCTGGCGAACTGGAACGTCAGATAACCGTATGCGTTGATATTAATGAACGCAAAAAGGCCGAAGAACAGTTAACCATGTTATCATTAGTGGCCAGCAATACTGTGAGCGGTGTGGTTATTAATGATGGGTATGGAAATGTGGAATGGGTAAATAAAGCTTTTGAAAATATTACCGGTTATGGCTTGGCCAATGTACAAGGCCGCCATTTAGGCGATGTACTTAAAGGTGAACTTACCGATGTTTCGATTATCGAAAAAGCGCGAGAATTATCTAAAAACAAGCAATCATTTGAGGTTGATTTGCTGATTTACCGTGCCGATGGCGAGCCTTTGTGGATATCGGTTATCAACTCGGTGATATTAGATGAAACCGGCAAGGCTAAAAAATACATTGAGGTAATTATTGATATAACGGCCAAAAAGAAAGCCGAACTGGAGCTGATTGCCGCCAAAGAGGAAGCCTTACAGCTGAGCCGGGCAAAGGATATGTTTATATCGGTAATGAGCCACGAGATACGTACACCTCTAAACGCGGTAATTGGTATGTCGCACCTGTTGGCCGAGGAAAATCCTACCGAATCACAAAAAGAGAATCTGGATGTATTAAAGTTTTCGGCCGAAAACCTGATGACCCTGATTAATGATGTACTGGACTTTACCAAGATAGAAACCGGCAACATTGAACTGGAGAAAGCCAGGGTAGATTTGCGCGAGCTGGTGCAAAGCGTAGTAAGCTCGATGCGCCACAATGTAAGCGGCAAGCAAATTTACTTTAAAGGTAACGTTGAGAATGAAATTCCGGCCTGCGTTTTGGGGGATCGTACTCGTTTAGTACAAATATTGCTTAATTTAGCCAGCAATGCAGTTAAGTTTACCGAAACCGGCGGTGTAACTATTGATTTAAAAGTTGTAGAACAAACTGCGCAGGAGGTGCGTATAAGGTTTGCAGTAACTGATACGGGCATTGGTATAGCAGCCGATAAAACAGGCACTATATTCGAATCGTTTAAGCAGGCCGCAGCCGATACCACCCGCAAATATGGTGGTACTGGTTTAGGTTTGGCCATAACCAAACGATTGATAGAACTACACGATTCGCGCATTAACGTGGAGAGTATATTGGGCGAAGGCTCAACGTTTTGGTTTACCATAACATTTAAAAAAGCAGATAATAATAACCATATGAGTAACGAAAGTGCCGAAATAGGTTTAAAGGTAAACGTACTTGTTGTAGATGATAACCAGATAAACCGTTTACTGGTAAATAAGGTATTGAAAAAATGGAACGTTCAGGCCGATTTTGCGGAGAACGGATTAGAAGCCATTCAAAAAATTACAGCCAACCGCAATTACGACGTAGTGTTAATGGACATTCATATGCCCGAAATGGGAGGCCTGGAAGCCACTCAGATATTGCGCTCTAAAGAAGACGACTACTTTAAAAAGTTACCTATCATAGCACTTACTGCATCCATGCTTAACAGCCAGCTAAACCAGATCGAAGAATCGGGAATGAATGATTTTATTTTAAAACCATTCGATCCTAAAAACTTGTACGAGAAGCTGAGCAAATATCAGCAGCAATAG
- a CDS encoding ComF family protein: MRNTYLHDFINLLFPRLCHACKANLLGTEDLICTDCLYNLPFTNFHLQPDNIVARQFWGKIKLEHAYALLYFEKGGKVQHLMHQFKYRGMQKIGDKLGNIAGSQLLQNTLLPTIDYIIPVPLHVSRMRERGYNQSTNFARGLAGKLQAAVLEDNLTRAVKTSTQTRKSRFARFENMQQVFVLQSPEVLEGKHVLLVDDIVTTGSTLEACAQELLKVPGLRLSIAAIAYAV, encoded by the coding sequence ATGCGCAATACCTACCTTCATGATTTTATCAACTTGCTTTTCCCGAGGCTTTGCCATGCATGCAAGGCTAATTTGCTGGGTACCGAAGACTTGATTTGTACCGATTGCCTGTATAATTTACCGTTCACGAATTTTCATTTACAACCCGATAATATTGTAGCCCGGCAATTTTGGGGTAAAATAAAACTGGAGCATGCTTATGCCCTTTTGTATTTTGAAAAAGGAGGTAAGGTACAGCATTTGATGCACCAGTTTAAATACCGGGGTATGCAAAAAATCGGGGATAAACTGGGCAACATAGCCGGTAGCCAACTCTTGCAAAACACACTGTTACCTACTATTGATTACATTATACCCGTACCCTTACATGTAAGCCGTATGCGCGAACGTGGCTACAATCAAAGCACCAATTTTGCCCGGGGCTTGGCAGGTAAACTACAAGCCGCAGTTTTAGAAGACAATCTTACACGAGCGGTTAAAACTTCAACGCAAACCCGTAAATCGCGCTTTGCAAGGTTTGAGAATATGCAGCAGGTGTTTGTTTTGCAGAGCCCTGAGGTATTGGAAGGCAAGCATGTTTTATTGGTAGATGATATTGTAACTACTGGTTCAACTTTGGAAGCCTGCGCACAGGAATTGTTAAAAGTGCCAGGATTGAGGTTAAGTATAGCTGCGATCGCATATGCAGTGTAG